The following nucleotide sequence is from Podospora bellae-mahoneyi strain CBS 112042 chromosome 1 map unlocalized CBS112042p_1, whole genome shotgun sequence.
AAAATGTTGAAAAGTTATTATATTCTGATTGTTTATGCTCACCACATCTCCCACTGTAACTCTGGATATCCCAATCTTTTCCCTCAGCCCCAATAGACCCCTCCTCTAAGTGGCCCGTaggtataaaaaaaaagcccccGTCCCATCCCCCTTGTCCATCAAATCGTCCGTCgtgaaggaagaaaaaagcatATCCCGAGCCCATGTTGAATGTTCGCCCCAAAAGTTTTCCCACGCCCCCATGCAAAAATAACATAGAAAAATCAACGCTCTAATCAAGAATCAAAGTTCAAAAGCCAATCAGGACTCCTAACACGCCCGCCCGCCCGCCACCCTTTTCTTGAGAAAAATGGCTGTATGCAATGCAGAAAACGACACCGAAATTCTACCGAGCACCGCCCAGATGAACAATGACCACACAGTTTTTTTTACTCCTCCTGAGCCCATCTCCTTTCTCTGAGGGGCGCTTCTTTTCCGTCTTTGTGTCTTGTGCCTGTCACCTCGTCCTTCCAGGCATAGTACTCTCCAAGCCTGATCTCGGCGTACGAGGCATAATCAAAGTCAATGGTGGAAATCTCGGCCTGGATAAGAGCCCAGATGCCCCAGTAAAATCCTGGGACGCCGCGGAAGTGGTCAACCTCTGTGAGTAGCTGTTCCACCTCGGCCTTCTGgtcaacaccagcagcagcaccgggcttcttctcttccCGGTAAGCAAAGTAGGCGCGGATGTATTCGTCAATGAACTGGCGTCTCTGAGCCCGAGTGGGAAGAACACTGAAGTCGCAGTCGAAGCCGCCCCACTCAGCAAAGTGGTTGGCGATGTCAAAGGCTGCGGGGGACGGGGTAGCATATTCGTAATCGATGAAGGTGACATTTTCGGTAGCCTTGTCACCGTTTGTTACACCCTGTGAGGTTTTGGGGAGAACGATAACGTTGCCGCTGAGCAAGTCGCAGTGCGCAAAGACCAACTGCAAAGGATCACAGGTTAGCAAACATATCAAGATGGAATCTCAGGTCAACTTACCCCGTTCACACCCAGGCCGGGCCGCTGGCTCAGCTGCGAGACTAGCCATGTAAGCTCCTTTTGCAACTCAGCTTGACGAGCCCTTTGCGCCTCCGTATCTGTAGGCAGAGCGAAGATCCACTTCTGCATCACAGTCCACACATTTGGGGGCGGCTTTCCTGGGGCAACATTGTCGATAACATTCTGAAACTCGGCATCCCCGAGGTTGCTGTCCAGCGTCACAGGCCCATCAGCTCTCGAGTTCTTGCGGCTGTGTCCGGTGGGAGCCTTGATACAGGGAACCACAGCATGCCACTCAGCCAGACGTTGCGCTACAGCCTTGTAAATGACGGGCTTGCGCAGATCTTCGGGCTGAGTGGGCGATCCCTGGATGAAGCGATACATCATCCCGTTCTCGAAGCGCGCAATCAGCTCTGGGGCCAGTCCATGTCTCATCAGCAGCTCATGGTTCTGCGTCTCACGGAACCGGTCGATAATAACATCGGTGCCGT
It contains:
- a CDS encoding uncharacterized protein (EggNog:ENOG503NW6R; COG:I); this encodes MAVGGENGVLPSGGGNQSNGAGDHHIRRIPLSYDGVNSEESALELVLTIRPDWADTASNKVEFVRFTDGITNTLLKAVNKRPGLSKEEVDSEAILLRAYGNGTDVIIDRFRETQNHELLMRHGLAPELIARFENGMMYRFIQGSPTQPEDLRKPVIYKAVAQRLAEWHAVVPCIKAPTGHSRKNSRADGPVTLDSNLGDAEFQNVIDNVAPGKPPPNVWTVMQKWIFALPTDTEAQRARQAELQKELTWLVSQLSQRPGLGVNGLVFAHCDLLSGNVIVLPKTSQGVTNGDKATENVTFIDYEYATPSPAAFDIANHFAEWGGFDCDFSVLPTRAQRRQFIDEYIRAYFAYREEKKPGAAAGVDQKAEVEQLLTEVDHFRGVPGFYWGIWALIQAEISTIDFDYASYAEIRLGEYYAWKDEVTGTRHKDGKEAPLRERRWAQEE